From the genome of Mustela lutreola isolate mMusLut2 chromosome 16, mMusLut2.pri, whole genome shotgun sequence, one region includes:
- the HAUS5 gene encoding HAUS augmin-like complex subunit 5 yields the protein MELMQEARELGCWATEEMGAPVAAQAPESTLRRLCLGQGADIWAYVLRHVHSQRSVKKIRGNLLWYGHQDSPEAHRKLELEATVAHLRAEIQELDQSLELMEQETEAQDMALEQALQNIQDTQRRALLLQAQAGAMRRQQRGLQDPMQRLQNQLRRLQDIERKAKVDISFGPLTSAALGLEPVVLGDVRRACTLRTQFLQKLLIPQAKGGSVPTPRDDYFGASYQQWLSSVETLLTNHPPGHVLASLEHLAAERETEIRSLCSPDGLRDTEMDRSQAPDQSDSSQALPSMEHLIQEGWRAVGVLVAQRGPLLKERQTLTQRLQGLMEEVERYAPGSSERQAFMLGLRGCGLWAELKALRAQSQELEEVAGRRQLLLQELQAKQQRILHWRRLVEETQEQVRLLIKGNSASKTRLCRSPAEVLALIQRKVVPTSEVVAPQSQELLRCLEEEARHLPHLLLGPLLRHSPGGLQPLPTVLPSIHQLHPASPRGSSLIVLSHTLGLPAGKAPELLLPKAASLRQDLLFLQDQQSLRCWDLLHVKTSLPPGPSTQELLQIRASQEKEQKDNLGQALKQLENVLKQALERIPKLQGVVEDWWEQPGQAALSEELCQGLSLPQWRLRWVQAQGALQQLCR from the exons ACTGTGTCTGGGCCAAGGGGCCGACATCTGGGCCTATGTCTTGCGGCATGTGCACAGCCAGAG GAGTGTCAAGAAGATCCGGGGAAACCTACTCTG GTATGGCCACCAGGACAGTCCAGAG GCCCATCGGAAGCTGGAGCTGGAAGCCACTGTTGCTCACCTGCGGGCAGAGATCCAGGAATTAGACCAGAGCCTGGAGCTGATGGAGCAAGAGACCGAAGCTCAGG ACATGGCCCTGGAGCAAGCCCTGCAGAACATTCAAGACACCCAGCGTCGCGCTCTCCTCCTCCAGGCCCAAGCTGGGGCCATGAGAAGGCAGCAGCGTGGACTGCAGGATCCCATGCAGCGGCTGCAGAATCAGCTGAGGCGTCTACAGGACATAGAGAG GAAGGCCAAAGTAGATATATCTTTTGGACCCTTGACATCAGCAGCCCTGGGCCTCGAACCTGTGGTCCTG GGTGATGTCCGAAGAGCCTGCACCCTCCGGACCCAGTTCTTGCAGAAACTCTTAATTCCTCAGGCCAAGGGAGGCAGCGTCCC AACCCCTCGAGATGACTACTTTGGAGCTTCCTACCAGCAGTGGCTTAGCTCTGTGGAG ACACTGCTGACAAACCATCCTCCGGGTCATGTCCTGGCCTCCTTGGAGCACTTGGCTGCAGAGCGGGAGACAGAGATTCGGTCCCTGTGCAGTCCAGATGGGCTCCGAGATACAGAGATGGACAG GTCCCAGGCACCAGACCAGTCAGACTCCAGCCAGGCCCTGCCATCCATGGAGCATCTCATCCAG GAGGGCTGGCGGGCTGTGGGTGTACTGGTTGCCCAGCGGGGCCCCCTTCTGAAGGAGCGTCAAACCCTGACCCAGCGCCTCCAAGGCCTGATGGAGGAGGTGGAGAGATATGCCCCAGGATCCAGTGAGAG GCAGGCCTTCATGCTGGGGCTCCGTGGCTGTGGCCTATGGGCAGAGCTCAAGGCCCTGCGTGCCCAgagccaggagctggaggaggtgGCTGGGCGGCGGCAGCTTCTGCTGCAGGAGCTACAGGCCAAACAGCAGCGGATCCTGCACTGGCGCCGGCTGGTG GAGGAGACACAGGAACAGGTCCGCCTCCTCATCAAGGGCAACTCAGCCAGCAAGACACGCCTGTGCCGGAGCCCTGCAGAG GTGCTGGCTCTGATTCAGCGAAAAGTGGTCCCCACATCTGAGGTGGTGGCACCACAGAGTCAGGAGCTGCTTCGCTGTCTGGAGGAGGAAGCCCGGCATCTTCCGCACCTTCTGCTGGGTCCCCTGCTTCGGCACAGCCCTGGAGG ATTACAGCCCCTGCCCACGGTCCTGCCATCCATCCACCAGCTGCATCCTGCGTCCCCGAGGGGCTCCAGCCTCATAGTGCTGAGCCACACACTGGGGCTGCCTGCAGGGAAG gctCCGGAACTGCTCCTCCCAAAGGCTGCCTCTCTTCGCCAGGACCTTTTGTTCCTCCAGGACCAGCAGAGTCTCCGGTGCTGGGATCTGCTGCACGTGAAGACCAGCCTGCCACCAGGACCATCCACCCAGG AGCTGCTGCAGATCCGGGCATCCcaggaaaaggaacagaaagacaATCTGGGGCAGGCTCTGAAGCAGCTGGAGAACGTGCTGAAACAAGCGCTGGAGCGAATCCCCAAGCTACAGGGGGTTGTGGAGGACTG GTGGGAGCAGCCAGGCCAAGCTGCCCTGTCCGAGGAGCTCTGCCAGGGCCTTTCCCTGCCCCAGTGGCGGCTGCGCTGGGTCCAGGCCCAAGGTGCCCTGCAGCAGCTGTGCAGATGA